The Coffea arabica cultivar ET-39 chromosome 2c, Coffea Arabica ET-39 HiFi, whole genome shotgun sequence genome includes the window CGTCAATGAGGGTTCCCAAGCTATCCACTTGCAGTATAACCATAGCCAATTAGAAAAAATCGGCCCACTGTTTGGTCCCTAACACATGCTAGATTTATTGATCTTCGGTTCCTTGTGGTCCTGGAATATCCCCACCAAATCTATAGTTCAGATTTCATGGTGTGACCTTGAATTCTAAATGGGACCTAAATACATCTTAAATCACAACTTAAAGTCTAACTATGTCCATGGAAAGTACAAACGTGCTCCTATTTTCGTAAGgaccaaaaaaataattataacaaATAAGAAGGCCACACTAATTAAACATATTGGGATGTATTGTTATTTCTATACATTTAGAGGCAACATAGAAGTGACAATCAAATTTACCTAGCAAGCAAGTGATCAAATAAATCTAATTGTGAACAGACAGAAAGGACGATACAAGAGTGTGCACtcaatttggacagcatttcaaTCAGGTGCCAATTTTGACAGCATGAGCACTAAGAAGTTTAAATTGTGCAGACGGTTAGAAACAACTCTCTAGTCGATCACTGGAACATGATACCAATTTTACCACAGGAAGATAAGAAATCTTCAAAACTTGAACACATCTTCTTCTGAAAATCAGTAAAAAGGAACCATAAACCAGATGTTCAATATTCTATACAtgcaactttttcttttttatgttttctGCAGTATAGATGAACATATATACTAACAACTTTATGAAAAAATGTGTAGATAATTCAACACAGGAAGTTGACTGTTAGATTACACCAATTGAGTCTCATGAGTCACAACCACATCCTGTGCTCCACCTCTCcgaccaaaaaaacaaaaaagcaacAAGAAAGCAAATTCTTAGAACAACTTCCATATCATTATGTCTTACTAACAAAGCACATTAAAAACATTACTGACCCCTAATCCTTCAGACGCCCACAATTTTTCATCATTCTGAAGAAGATTACAGAATTATGTCCAGACTATAGTGTTATAAAAAGAAGTTTCTTTGATCTCTCATGCAAATATAGGAACTAATGATGTACTGAATTAAATTTACTATTTCTGTTTAAGGTGTTGCTCAGATTAGATAAGTTTAATTTCCATCATTCAGAAGTTGTACTGGATTTTGCAGGACGTAAGGTCCATTCCTCACTTCATTTCCTGTGTCCGTTTCTTAAAATAGTACAATAGATGGTTAATGGTCCTAGCCAAACCTCCCATCATCAAAATGTGGCTTTCACTTTCAGCGGAAGGGACCAAATGATTCCCATGAAAACAGTACATAGATCAATAAAAGTGAATTATGCTCACCAAGCTAAAACCTTAGAGACAGTATGCCAACAGTTAACTGCTTTGCATTGGATTAAAAAAGATCAAGAAATAGAGCTCACTGAACAAAAGCAACAAAACACTTTAGTTGCTTCTTCAGTAAATGTGGTTTGAATAATCAGAATACTGAGTAACACATTATATCAAGAAGTATAGTTATGATACATTCAGTTGATAATAACTAACAACCTGAGCAAGACACTACCAAACCAAAAGGCTGAGCCAAAAATACACAACCAAACCAAAGCAGAATACTAGAACAAGTACCAACTCAGTAGAGCAAGAAAGAGGAGCATAAacttaaaaatacaaaaataaatgcaGGTACTATTTTTTATTCCCTAAAAACCCAGACAATGAAAGTCATGTCAAGTAAAGAACAAAGAATATTTTGTTCGGAGTAACCTTAGAACCATCCACAGTATCTTCCTATTGAGGAACAATTGCTAAGCCTAGAATTCTTAATTCCACCATCCATTGTTCTTCTCCATCTTATATAGTGTTGTTaaacatgaaaaatgaaaacagTGCTCTAACTAGAACTAAACAGTTCATATCAAAAGCTGAAAATTCTTAACATTGGACACGGAATAGCAATGATTGCACCCGCAATATCTTCCTTTTGAGGAACAATTGCTGACCCTAGACGTCTTAATTCCACCACTCATTGTTCTTTACCATCTTACATAGTGTTGTTAAACATGAAAATACAAGACAGTGCTCTAAATAGAACTAAACAGTTCATACCGAAAGCTAAAAATTCTCAACATTGGATACAGAACAGAAATGATTGCATCATGTTCTCCAAAACCTAAAGAGCACAGTCAAGAAAAACCCTTCTTGAATGTTTTCACTAAATGTCTACTCCTTATGTtagtcaataattttctttttcctagatGCATTAGCAGCATTTTTTCCCATCTACTTAATCATCTTCTACCTCTGGTTATCCAGCAATTATTTCTATTGATCAAGCAATCAAAATCAGCTTCACCGTACCAATCACCAATATGGAATTTGATCTTTGTAAATGCAAATTGACATCTTCAATAGCAAATGGTTCGCAATAGTTGTGATCATTATACAATGCATAAGAAGCAAATTTAGGACTAACTCATTATTTAATGAACGATGACACGTTTAATTCTGATTTAGCAATAGTGCAACCAATAGATATTTCTAAATGTCCACACAGACATATCcaatattcattttctttttttctcttttgttcccCCGTCAGGTTACCCAGAATCagttaaaataaaaaggaaatataattttttttatttaataaattcgATTATCAGATCAAGATACATCAGAAATTCATGTCGCCTCCGTGTACAGCTGCGTATCTCATTTTCTAGATACTTCATCTACACTAACCGGACAAGAAAAGCACATGCAAGGTCAGAAAACAGAAGAGCTTCCCCTAGACCACAACCAAAGAGAAAAAAGCAACTATGATACAAAAGCTACACTGATAGAAGTAGCCAAAGAGAAAtacccttttctcttctttctctgCCTATTCAGTGTCTGAAGGCAAAGCGTAAGGGGCACCTTCGAGCACTAGATTCTGCAAACCAGGTTTTAATTCCCGATTACAGAAGTCCTCGTACTCTACTCTGTCTCCTCCTTTCTTCTTCACCTCAACAACTCTCAAAGATGGTGTCAATTCAAATATCTCAGCTGCAATCGTCAATGGACCCTTTACACCCTCTCTTGACCCCTCCAAATTTACTCTACAATCCTTCTTCCTTACTGTAAAACTCACAACCTTGGCAATCTCTTCCAACTTGGATATAATCTTTGGTACCGGAGCCCCCGAAACGAACCTTGCTCCATCAGTTCCTTCCTCAAATAAACCAGACAAATCAAAACCACGCGAAAACGAAATAATATCAAATGCATTCAAACTAGCTGGCCTAGGCAAAGTAGCCAATCTCCTCCTGCTCTCAACTTCAGGTTCAGGCTCAGAGAAAGACTGATCAGACTCAAACCCATCACCCTCACCCAGTGTCTCACCCCGACCACCCTCCCAAACTTCATCGTTTACACTGCATAATTTATCATCCTCAATATAAAACTTGATATGCTTAAACCCCTTCTTAAACCACCTATTCTCCATTATCTCTGCAATCGTAATCCGAGTCTCGGGATTTGTATCAAGGATTCGAGTTAAAAACCGAGTCAATTCGGGAGAAAACCATCTAGGACACCTGAATTCACCCTTATAAATCTTCTTATACATAGCCATAACATTTTGATCATGAAATGGTAAATACCCTGCCATTAACACAAACAAAATCACCCCACATGACCAAATATCAACTTTAGCAGCATCATACCCTTTTCTTGCCAAAACTTCAGGTGCAACATAAGCTGGAGTACCACAAAAGGTATGAAAAAGACCGTCTTGCTTAATCTGCTCGGAAATAGCACTAAGCCCAAAATCAGAAACCTTAAGATTACCATCTTCATCCAACAATATATTCTCAGGTTTAAGATCTCTATGATAAACACCTCTAGCATGACAAAAACCAACTGCAGAAATCAATTGCTGAAAATATTTTCTAGCTACCTCTTCTTTAAGCCTCCCTTTTGCAACCTTATTGAATAGCTCCCCACCCTTAACATACTCCATCACAAAATAGATCTTGGACTTTGTAGCCATCACCTCAAACAATTGAACAATATTGGGATGCCTTACTCTTCTCAAGATAGAGATCTCCCTTTTAATATGAGCAATCAGCCCAATTTTCAGCACCCTTTCTTTATCAATAATCTTGATTGCTACATTTTCATTCGTCTTCACATTTCTAGCATGATAAACCTTAGCAAAGGTCCCATGGCCTAACAATTTCCCGATTTCGTACCGGCCTAATATCAAGCCTTGCAATTCCTTCTTCCTGGAGCTGGTACTTGTTGCTGCTGTTGGTGCTGCCGGAGCTGCTGCAGCCATGGTGCAAAATCTCGAGATAAACTCAAAAGGGTCGGTCCAAATCCCAAAAGGGTCaatcaatttcacaaaattgaaTTCTAGTTTGATCGTCTAGACAAGAATGGGATTTGAAAAATTCAGGTGTTCGGAGGCGGCGTTATTTCCATAACAGGGGGAGGATGGAGAAGGGAGGCAGCCAAGAAAGGAGGGTGTCTTTCCTGTGTTGCTTGACGTCCGCCgtttggacttttttttttggaggtttCTGAGGTGTAGAAATAAAAGAGTTCTGCAATGATTGTGGAAAAATGGTATTTATAGGCTGGTTAATAAAGGTCAATTCAatggagagagaaagagagaaggaGAGAGTTAGAGGAGTTGTAGGAGTAATTTAGTACTGTTATGTGTGAAGCAGATTCTGCGTCTCATGTTTTACAGCTGGAGGCAGATTTATCATTTGACTGTAACGGCTATTCATTTATTTTCAGAAATAATTTTGGGTATAATTACGTAAACCACTCTTGAGATTTCTGATAATTGCCACCACTTTCATTAGAGTTTGAAAAACTATACTTACCTCCTTTTAGTGTTatgaaataattataataacCTTGACAACTCTGCAAATCGTAAGTGAAAAATGgatacaaagaaaaaaaatcatattttacaaattttttttatccaaaaatGCTAACCTCATTTCACCTAATACATTATATTCAATTCGTAAGTTAGTTGAATGGATTTCTTATTTGATCTTATAAATAGCTAACTAGTAAGGatgcattttttaaaattagttTCTTCACAAcctatttaaaaaagaaaaaaaaagttcaaacaTTAAAAAATGATGCTTTGAAGCATGACCTAAATTTTACTGCAAAGAACCctcttaaaattttttctacTTAGCAAGTAATGttgatattttatttcttttgtcatttaatttattttgtaaatcaaatAGGAGCAATATAGGATGATATTCATTGGCCTCTCtgtgcttacatcatcatttgTTACCAAAATATGCTTTTTGGGGGAGGTCTCCATAATTTTTCAGACCTCAAGGGAGGTGGCTGCAATTGTTCCAAAACTCAagagaagtttttgaaattatcccacaACTTTGGACGCAATTTGGCAAATGATTGAGAAATTATTTTGGTTAAATGTAAAATGGGAATTGTTGATGGATATGCTTGATCTTGAtgacactcttttttttttttttttttttaacggttCTACTCATGTGAAATGGTTAAAAAACAAATGTCATACTCTTCATGTTAATTATAACTTCATGAAAGTGGTGGTAGTAAATTTAATGAAGGTTGTGGATATTTTTGTCTAATCAAAATGTTGAAAAGGTTAAATGAATTTAACGAAGGATGTGGATATTTGGAGGCTACATCAAGATGTTtccattttgacaaaaaaaaaaaaaatcaagatgtTCCCTGATGAAAGATCATGATGATGTGTGAAACTGTGAATTGTGATAAATGGTTGGTAATATGACCCACAC containing:
- the LOC113726175 gene encoding CBL-interacting serine/threonine-protein kinase 12-like, translating into MAAAAPAAPTAATSTSSRKKELQGLILGRYEIGKLLGHGTFAKVYHARNVKTNENVAIKIIDKERVLKIGLIAHIKREISILRRVRHPNIVQLFEVMATKSKIYFVMEYVKGGELFNKVAKGRLKEEVARKYFQQLISAVGFCHARGVYHRDLKPENILLDEDGNLKVSDFGLSAISEQIKQDGLFHTFCGTPAYVAPEVLARKGYDAAKVDIWSCGVILFVLMAGYLPFHDQNVMAMYKKIYKGEFRCPRWFSPELTRFLTRILDTNPETRITIAEIMENRWFKKGFKHIKFYIEDDKLCSVNDEVWEGGRGETLGEGDGFESDQSFSEPEPEVESRRRLATLPRPASLNAFDIISFSRGFDLSGLFEEGTDGARFVSGAPVPKIISKLEEIAKVVSFTVRKKDCRVNLEGSREGVKGPLTIAAEIFELTPSLRVVEVKKKGGDRVEYEDFCNRELKPGLQNLVLEGAPYALPSDTE